Proteins from a genomic interval of Kitasatospora herbaricolor:
- a CDS encoding AAA family ATPase has product MSSDRDGVYVGDNAAEDDDDWSDAPDYTPPSWYTQSEPAAPAAAQAPEAPPATQPPAVPVQGAPPQGVPAQAAPLAPAPVEVAAPAPAPVAQAVPVAPVAEAAPAPEPVVAAPAPVPVPAPAPVQPQAAEQPPVAAVPPAPAPAEAVRAAPPVQPAVPVQGQQAAAAAPAPEQQPPWAVGPEAQQYQAALAQQQAQQPYPPQAQQQPYPPQAPQQQAQQPYPPQAQQQPYPPQVQQQAPQQPQYPGQEQQAAQWAQQQAQQQAQVQQQGGYGYPPQAQQPYPPQAPQQQAPPQQPAPGPPVDPRQGGWPQPNAYQPPQQPQPPQQGGQPGWPQQGGVPQAPAAFQQGGPPQQTAHGAPLGYTAAVELSSDRLLRSQPKQQRQQSRFQFGGKAAAADRARKLEIIRTPVMSCYRIAVISLKGGVGKTTTTTSLGATLASERQDKVIAIDANPDAGTLGRRVKRQTGATIRDLVTAIPHLRSYMDIRQFTSQDLHSGLEILANDVDPAVSTTFNDSDYRQVIDVLGRQYPIILTDSGTGLLYSAMRGVLDLADQLIIVSTPSVDGASSASTTLDWLSAHGYADLVQRSITVVSGVRETSKMIKVEDIVAHFQTRCRGVVVVPFDESLAAGAEVNLDMMRPKVREAYFELATLVGEDIVRAQQAAGQQAGGWQQAAAPQYQGQPYPQQQAQPGEWGQQQQYPPAGGPEGGQAGHPQQQPGQPAPGAPWAPQPGQAPPPPPGYGYPPQQGAPGGQQPLPQEWAQQQQQPPQGGYGYPPQGQPPQQQG; this is encoded by the coding sequence GTGAGCAGCGATCGGGACGGCGTCTACGTCGGCGACAACGCGGCGGAGGACGACGACGACTGGTCCGACGCGCCCGACTACACTCCCCCGTCCTGGTACACCCAGAGCGAGCCGGCGGCGCCGGCGGCCGCCCAGGCGCCCGAGGCGCCTCCGGCGACCCAGCCCCCGGCCGTCCCCGTGCAGGGGGCTCCGCCGCAGGGCGTCCCGGCCCAGGCCGCGCCCCTCGCCCCGGCGCCGGTCGAGGTCGCGGCGCCCGCTCCGGCCCCGGTCGCCCAGGCCGTCCCCGTGGCGCCGGTCGCCGAAGCGGCGCCGGCGCCCGAGCCGGTGGTGGCCGCGCCCGCGCCGGTCCCCGTCCCCGCTCCCGCTCCCGTGCAGCCGCAGGCCGCCGAGCAGCCTCCGGTCGCCGCGGTGCCGCCCGCGCCCGCCCCCGCGGAGGCCGTCCGGGCCGCGCCGCCGGTGCAGCCGGCCGTGCCGGTGCAGGGGCAGCAGGCCGCCGCCGCGGCCCCGGCGCCCGAGCAGCAGCCCCCGTGGGCGGTCGGCCCGGAGGCCCAGCAGTACCAGGCGGCGCTCGCCCAGCAGCAGGCCCAGCAGCCCTACCCCCCGCAGGCCCAGCAGCAGCCGTACCCCCCGCAGGCCCCGCAGCAGCAGGCCCAGCAGCCCTACCCGCCGCAGGCGCAGCAGCAGCCGTACCCCCCGCAGGTCCAGCAGCAGGCCCCGCAGCAGCCGCAGTACCCCGGCCAGGAGCAGCAGGCCGCCCAGTGGGCCCAGCAGCAGGCGCAGCAGCAGGCCCAGGTCCAGCAGCAGGGCGGCTACGGCTACCCGCCGCAGGCCCAGCAGCCGTACCCCCCGCAGGCCCCGCAGCAGCAGGCCCCGCCGCAGCAGCCGGCGCCCGGCCCGCCGGTCGACCCGCGCCAGGGCGGCTGGCCCCAGCCGAACGCCTACCAGCCGCCGCAGCAGCCCCAGCCGCCCCAGCAGGGCGGCCAGCCGGGCTGGCCGCAGCAGGGCGGCGTCCCGCAGGCGCCCGCCGCGTTCCAGCAGGGCGGCCCCCCGCAGCAGACCGCGCACGGCGCGCCGCTCGGCTACACGGCCGCCGTCGAGCTGTCCTCCGACCGCCTGCTGCGCAGCCAGCCGAAGCAGCAGCGCCAGCAGTCGCGCTTCCAGTTCGGCGGCAAGGCGGCGGCCGCCGACCGGGCCCGCAAGCTGGAGATCATCCGTACCCCGGTGATGAGCTGCTACCGGATCGCGGTGATCAGCCTCAAGGGCGGCGTCGGCAAGACCACGACCACCACCTCGCTCGGGGCCACCCTGGCCAGTGAGCGCCAGGACAAGGTGATCGCGATCGACGCCAACCCGGACGCCGGCACCCTCGGGCGCCGGGTGAAGCGGCAGACCGGCGCGACCATCCGCGACCTGGTGACGGCCATCCCGCACCTGCGCAGCTACATGGACATCCGCCAGTTCACCTCGCAGGACCTGCACTCGGGCCTGGAGATCCTGGCGAACGACGTCGACCCGGCCGTCTCGACCACGTTCAACGACTCGGACTACCGCCAGGTCATCGACGTGCTGGGCCGGCAGTACCCGATCATCCTGACCGACTCCGGCACCGGGCTGCTGTACAGCGCGATGCGCGGGGTGCTGGACCTCGCCGACCAGCTGATCATCGTCTCCACCCCCAGCGTGGACGGTGCGAGCAGCGCCTCCACCACGCTGGACTGGCTGTCCGCGCACGGGTACGCGGACCTCGTCCAGCGCTCCATCACGGTGGTCTCCGGGGTGCGCGAGACCAGCAAGATGATCAAGGTCGAGGACATCGTCGCGCACTTCCAGACCCGCTGCCGCGGCGTCGTGGTGGTGCCCTTCGACGAGAGCCTGGCCGCCGGCGCCGAGGTCAACCTCGACATGATGCGCCCCAAGGTCCGGGAGGCCTACTTCGAGCTGGCCACCCTGGTCGGCGAGGACATCGTCCGGGCCCAGCAGGCCGCCGGGCAGCAGGCGGGCGGCTGGCAGCAGGCCGCCGCGCCGCAGTACCAGGGCCAGCCCTACCCGCAGCAGCAGGCCCAGCCCGGCGAGTGGGGCCAGCAGCAGCAGTACCCGCCCGCCGGCGGCCCCGAGGGCGGCCAGGCCGGCCACCCCCAGCAGCAGCCCGGCCAGCCCGCGCCCGGCGCCCCGTGGGCGCCGCAGCCGGGCCAGGCCCCGCCGCCGCCCCCGGGGTACGGCTACCCGCCCCAGCAGGGCGCCCCCGGCGGGCAGCAGCCGCTGCCGCAGGAATGGGCCCAGCAGCAGCAACAGCCCCCGCAGGGCGGCTACGGCTACCCTCCGCAGGGCCAGCCGCCGCAGCAGCAGGGGTAG
- a CDS encoding bifunctional riboflavin kinase/FAD synthetase translates to MQRWRGLEEIPGDWGRSVVTIGSFDGVHRGHQLIINRAVERARELGAKAVVVTFDPHPSEVVRPGSHPPLLAPQPRRAELIAELGVDAVLVLPFTFELSQESPETFVQQVLVDALHARTVIEGPNFRFGHKAAGNVELLAKLGRGADFDVEVVDLQVCGEAGGGEPFSSTLTRRLVATGDLAGANEVLGRPHRVEGVVVRGAQRGRELGYPTANVETVPHSAIPADGVYAGWLTAPTEGSLVPGGGTGERMPAAISVGTNPTFDGTTRTVEAYAIDRVGLDLYGMHVAVDFLAYLRGMEKFDSIDALLVRMADDVERARVLTGAGPAAG, encoded by the coding sequence GTGCAGCGCTGGCGTGGCCTGGAGGAGATCCCCGGCGACTGGGGACGCAGCGTCGTCACCATCGGCTCGTTCGACGGAGTGCACCGCGGGCATCAACTGATCATCAACCGGGCGGTGGAGCGGGCCCGTGAGCTGGGCGCCAAGGCGGTCGTGGTGACCTTCGACCCGCACCCCAGCGAGGTGGTCCGGCCCGGCAGCCACCCGCCGCTGCTCGCCCCGCAGCCGCGTCGCGCGGAGCTGATCGCCGAGCTGGGGGTGGACGCGGTGCTGGTGCTGCCGTTCACCTTCGAGCTGTCGCAGGAGTCCCCGGAGACCTTCGTCCAGCAGGTGCTGGTGGACGCGCTGCACGCGCGGACGGTCATCGAGGGGCCCAACTTCCGGTTCGGGCACAAGGCCGCGGGCAACGTCGAGCTGCTCGCCAAGCTCGGCCGGGGCGCGGACTTCGACGTCGAGGTGGTGGACCTGCAGGTGTGCGGCGAGGCCGGCGGCGGCGAGCCGTTCTCCTCGACCCTCACCCGGCGGCTGGTCGCCACCGGGGACCTGGCGGGCGCCAACGAGGTGCTCGGCCGTCCGCACCGGGTCGAGGGCGTGGTGGTGCGCGGCGCGCAGCGCGGCCGTGAGCTGGGGTACCCGACCGCCAACGTGGAGACCGTGCCGCACAGCGCGATCCCGGCCGACGGCGTCTACGCGGGCTGGCTGACCGCCCCGACGGAGGGCTCCCTGGTGCCCGGGGGCGGCACCGGCGAGCGGATGCCGGCCGCGATCTCGGTCGGCACCAACCCGACCTTCGACGGCACCACCCGGACGGTGGAGGCCTACGCCATCGACCGGGTCGGCCTGGACCTGTACGGCATGCACGTCGCCGTCGACTTCCTGGCGTACCTGCGCGGCATGGAGAAGTTCGACTCGATCGACGCGCTGCTGGTGCGGATGGCCGACGACGTCGAGCGGGCCCGGGTCCTCACCGGGGCGGGCCCGGCGGCCGGCTGA